One genomic region from Campylobacter sp. RM5004 encodes:
- a CDS encoding BspA family leucine-rich repeat surface protein: MKKYKPTTKEELQELVKNKTIYLGDIDTSLITDMSELFYLTKRKDFSGINEWDTSNVTNMSHMFEWCEYFNEALSFDTSSVTNMSHMFENCYDFNQPLNIDTSKVTDMSYMFSHCRSFNQPLNFDTSKVTNMSFMFESCSSFNQPLSFNTLNVTNMCNMFEGCYYFNQSLNFDTSNVIDMSAMFKECSRFNKLLNFDTSNVKYMSRMFFECEVFNQPLNFNTSNVIDMSAMFKECSRFNKLLNFDTSQVTDMSSMFKYCFNFNQPLSFDTTNVIDMSHMFQDCVNFNQALKFNTSKVTNMSYMFNGCEKFNQDFDFDTSSLINITGMFEAPDFYDEDDE, encoded by the coding sequence ATGAAAAAATATAAGCCTACCACAAAAGAAGAATTACAAGAGTTAGTAAAAAATAAGACTATTTATCTAGGTGATATTGATACGAGTTTAATTACTGATATGAGTGAGCTTTTTTATTTAACTAAACGAAAAGATTTTAGTGGGATAAACGAATGGGATACAAGTAATGTAACTAATATGAGCCATATGTTTGAATGGTGTGAATATTTTAATGAAGCTTTGAGCTTTGATACTTCAAGTGTAACTAATATGAGCCATATGTTTGAAAATTGCTACGATTTTAATCAACCATTAAATATTGATACTTCAAAAGTAACCGATATGAGCTATATGTTTAGTCATTGTCGTAGTTTCAACCAACCATTAAACTTCGATACTTCAAAAGTTACAAATATGAGCTTTATGTTTGAAAGTTGTTCTAGCTTTAATCAACCATTAAGTTTTAATACTTTGAATGTAACTAATATGTGTAATATGTTTGAAGGTTGTTATTACTTCAATCAATCATTAAACTTTGATACTTCAAATGTAATTGATATGAGTGCTATGTTTAAAGAATGTAGTCGTTTTAATAAACTATTAAACTTTGATACTTCAAATGTTAAATATATGAGTCGTATGTTTTTTGAATGTGAAGTATTTAATCAACCATTAAATTTTAATACTTCAAATGTAATTGATATGAGTGCTATGTTTAAAGAATGTAGTCGTTTTAATAAACTATTAAACTTTGATACTTCACAAGTTACAGATATGAGTAGTATGTTTAAATATTGTTTTAACTTCAATCAACCATTAAGCTTTGATACTACAAACGTAATTGATATGAGTCATATGTTTCAAGATTGTGTTAATTTTAATCAAGCTTTAAAATTTAATACTTCAAAAGTAACTAATATGAGTTATATGTTCAATGGTTGTGAAAAATTTAATCAAGATTTTGATTTTGATACTTCAAGTTTAATTAATATAACTGGAATGTTTGAAGCGCCTGATTTTTATGATGAAGATGATGAATAG
- a CDS encoding GTPase, producing MLKKKSKPTIFANFMYSTCPKEYLDILLKDLDFDLENRMKLAALIEEIYHISFKSKDILNYQKPTSTALIPDMSNITEVMKYYKEQEESKEEYAELDELLNKSDLDEEDKNKLKLNIKKLANTKLNILITGGTGVGKSSTINSLFNMGDEYKQEFSEIGTTSKPQTMEIKKYEIGRNLVLWDSPGLGDGIKDSEHIAKINKKLHEKDSKGNALIDLVLVIVDAKTRDLGTTYHLITNVIIPALGENAKDRILIALNKCDQALEGDFWVKGDSPYPEEELIKYLDESVKIISDRIYETTSVRIEPIYYSSGKSRNGIQENPYNLGKLLNFIVDYTPSKKRAVFKGKINENKNNWKSNEKVKPNTNNFNSSRNQTNNQTYNQTDNTTKDYKALADEKIEKSFWDNLCDGVGKAVDFVVENGVKIINVIDAGIAMVDKFKKAFFDSKKK from the coding sequence TTGTTAAAGAAAAAAAGCAAACCAACAATTTTTGCTAATTTCATGTATTCTACATGCCCTAAGGAATATTTAGACATTTTATTAAAAGATTTAGATTTTGATTTAGAAAACAGAATGAAATTAGCTGCTTTAATTGAAGAAATATATCATATCAGCTTTAAATCAAAAGATATTTTAAACTATCAAAAACCAACTTCAACAGCATTAATACCTGATATGTCTAATATAACAGAAGTTATGAAATACTATAAAGAACAAGAAGAATCTAAAGAAGAGTATGCAGAATTAGATGAGTTGTTAAACAAATCAGATTTAGATGAAGAAGATAAAAATAAGCTAAAGCTAAATATCAAAAAACTAGCAAACACAAAGCTAAATATATTAATTACAGGCGGAACAGGAGTTGGCAAAAGCTCTACTATTAATTCGCTTTTTAATATGGGTGATGAATACAAACAAGAATTTAGCGAAATCGGCACTACTAGCAAACCACAAACAATGGAGATTAAAAAATACGAAATAGGAAGAAACCTTGTTTTATGGGATAGTCCAGGCTTAGGAGATGGGATAAAAGATAGTGAGCATATTGCAAAAATCAATAAAAAGCTTCACGAAAAAGATAGTAAAGGAAATGCTTTAATAGATTTAGTTTTAGTTATTGTAGATGCAAAAACTCGTGATTTAGGCACTACTTATCATCTAATTACTAATGTAATAATCCCTGCCTTAGGAGAAAACGCAAAAGATAGAATATTAATAGCACTTAATAAGTGTGATCAAGCTTTAGAAGGAGATTTTTGGGTGAAGGGTGATAGTCCTTATCCAGAAGAAGAGCTTATAAAATATCTTGATGAAAGTGTAAAAATAATTAGTGATAGGATATATGAGACAACTAGCGTAAGGATTGAGCCTATATATTATTCATCAGGCAAGAGCAGAAATGGCATTCAAGAAAACCCATATAATTTAGGAAAATTACTTAACTTCATCGTTGATTATACTCCCAGCAAAAAAAGAGCAGTATTTAAAGGTAAGATAAACGAAAATAAAAACAACTGGAAAAGCAACGAAAAAGTAAAGCCTAATACAAATAATTTTAATTCATCAAGAAATCAAACAAATAATCAGACTTATAATCAAACAGATAACACCACAAAAGATTACAAAGCTTTAGCTGATGAAAAGATAGAAAAAAGCTTTTGGGATAACTTATGCGATGGTGTTGGAAAAGCAGTTGATTTTGTTGTTGAAAACGGCGTGAAGATAATAAATGTTATTGATGCTGGCATAGCTATGGTTGATAAATTCAAGAAAGCCTTTTTTGATTCTAAGAAAAAATAA
- the glnA gene encoding type I glutamate--ammonia ligase, whose protein sequence is MAKFVNNVTEFFDFCISNEIKFVDFRFTSLDGTWNHHTYTMKSVDEDVLKNGIPFDASSYKGWQPIEKSDMILIPDVTTTFIDPFTSDNTVIVICDIFDVYKNDFYEKCPRTIAKRTLKMLDESGIADKAYFGAENEFFIFDDVKIVDTMNHSMYLIDTEEGEWNDAKHYDDAYNTGHRPRRKGGYTPVPPVDSMQDLRAEMVQVLERVGLECFVHHHENAQGQGEIGVKFNTLVEAADNVQIYKYVVKMVAHLNGKTATFMPKPLHLDNGSGMHVHMSLFKNGKNLFYDKSGYAGLSKTAIHYIGGVLRHARSVTAFTNPTTNSYKRLIPGFEAPSILTYSCQNRSASCRVPYGINEKSARVEMRFPDSSSNVYLAFSSMLLAGLDGIKNELTAAGPMDENLFKLSLDEIREKGIEQLPHTLRGALESLIRDNAYLKPAFTDVCIQDYQHMKFKNQVWPVEQRPTAYEFKTTYSC, encoded by the coding sequence ATGGCTAAATTTGTAAATAATGTTACCGAATTCTTTGATTTTTGTATAAGCAATGAAATTAAGTTTGTAGATTTTAGATTTACTTCTCTTGATGGCACTTGGAATCATCATACCTATACAATGAAAAGCGTAGATGAAGATGTTCTTAAAAACGGAATACCTTTTGATGCAAGTTCATATAAAGGTTGGCAGCCTATTGAAAAAAGTGATATGATACTAATTCCTGATGTTACAACAACTTTTATCGACCCATTTACAAGTGATAATACTGTTATTGTAATTTGTGATATTTTTGATGTTTATAAAAATGATTTTTATGAAAAATGCCCTAGAACAATAGCAAAAAGAACACTAAAAATGCTAGATGAAAGCGGTATCGCTGATAAAGCTTATTTTGGAGCTGAGAATGAGTTTTTCATCTTTGATGATGTAAAGATTGTTGATACTATGAATCATTCTATGTATTTAATAGATACAGAAGAAGGCGAATGGAACGACGCAAAACACTACGATGATGCGTATAATACAGGTCATCGCCCTAGAAGAAAAGGCGGTTATACTCCAGTGCCACCAGTAGATAGTATGCAAGATTTAAGAGCTGAGATGGTTCAAGTATTAGAAAGAGTTGGGCTTGAATGCTTCGTTCATCATCACGAAAACGCACAAGGTCAAGGCGAAATCGGAGTTAAGTTTAATACCTTAGTAGAAGCTGCTGATAATGTACAAATCTATAAATATGTTGTAAAAATGGTAGCTCATCTAAATGGTAAAACAGCTACGTTTATGCCAAAACCACTTCATCTTGATAATGGTAGCGGAATGCATGTTCATATGAGTTTGTTTAAAAATGGCAAAAACTTATTTTATGATAAAAGCGGCTATGCGGGACTTAGCAAAACTGCAATCCATTATATAGGCGGAGTTTTAAGACATGCAAGAAGTGTAACAGCATTTACAAATCCTACTACAAATTCTTATAAGAGATTAATACCAGGCTTTGAAGCTCCATCAATTCTAACCTACTCTTGTCAAAATCGCTCTGCAAGTTGTAGGGTTCCTTATGGAATTAATGAAAAAAGCGCAAGAGTTGAAATGCGTTTCCCTGATAGCTCTAGCAATGTATATTTGGCATTTTCATCAATGCTTTTAGCTGGTCTTGATGGGATTAAAAATGAGCTTACAGCAGCAGGTCCTATGGATGAAAACTTATTTAAACTAAGCCTTGATGAGATTAGAGAAAAAGGCATAGAGCAATTACCACACACTTTAAGGGGTGCTTTAGAAAGCCTTATTCGTGATAATGCTTACTTAAAACCTGCATTTACTGATGTTTGCATACAAGATTATCAACATATGAAGTTTAAAAATCAAGTTTGGCCAGTAGAACAACGCCCTACTGCTTATGAGTTTAAGACAACTTATTCTTGCTAA
- the grpE gene encoding nucleotide exchange factor GrpE has product MSEKATQEEIVENNEEVCECNEDCACEQNELSNEEIALKAELDKANEEVAKLKDAYLRANADFDNYKKRLEKDKQSAVLYAQEGLLKDLIPVLDALENACNFEADDEFSKQLKQGIENTLSLFKNILAKHGIAEIVANVGDEFNPNYHEAMMHVESDLEPNCVAAMFQKGYILNERIIRASKVSVSK; this is encoded by the coding sequence ATGAGCGAAAAAGCCACGCAAGAAGAAATTGTAGAAAATAACGAAGAAGTTTGCGAATGCAATGAAGATTGTGCTTGCGAACAAAACGAATTAAGCAATGAAGAAATTGCTTTAAAAGCAGAGCTTGATAAGGCAAATGAAGAAGTTGCGAAATTAAAAGACGCTTATCTTAGAGCAAATGCGGATTTTGATAATTATAAAAAACGCTTAGAAAAAGATAAGCAAAGTGCTGTGCTTTATGCACAAGAAGGATTATTAAAGGATTTAATTCCTGTTTTAGATGCTTTAGAAAATGCTTGCAATTTTGAAGCAGATGATGAGTTTTCAAAGCAACTTAAGCAAGGTATTGAAAATACTTTAAGTTTGTTTAAAAACATTTTAGCAAAACATGGAATTGCTGAAATCGTAGCTAATGTTGGAGATGAATTTAACCCAAATTATCACGAAGCAATGATGCATGTAGAATCTGATTTAGAGCCAAATTGCGTTGCAGCTATGTTTCAAAAAGGCTATATATTAAACGAAAGAATTATAAGAGCTAGCAAAGTTAGCGTATCAAAATAA
- the dnaK gene encoding molecular chaperone DnaK, whose translation MGKAIGIDLGTTNSCVAVFERGEKKVIPNKEGKNTTPSIVAFTDKGEILVGDSAKRQAVANPEKTIYSIKRIMGLMMNEENAKEAAKHLPYKIVDRNGACAIEIAGNVYTPQEISSKVLMKLKEDAESYLGTPVTDAVITVPAYFNDAQRKATKEAGQIAGLNVLRIINEPTAAALAYGLDKVSAEKIAVYDLGGGTFDVTILETGDGVVEVLATGGNAFLGGDDFDNKLIDYLATEFKNEQGIDLRNDKMALQRLKEAAENAKKELSSTNQTEVNLPFITADATGPKHLVKTITKAQFEGMIDSLVAETIKKINEVISEAGISKNEIKEVVMVGGSTRVPLVQEEVKKVFGKELNKSVNPDEVVAMGAATQAGIIQGDVKDVLLLDVTPLSLGIETLGGVMSKIIEKGATIPTKKSQTFSTAEDNQSAVTINVLQGEREFSRDNKSLGNFNLEGIPAAPRGVPQIEVTFDIDANGILTVSALDKASGKAQNITITGSSGLSDEEIKNMINEAEKNKEADKQRREVVDAKNQAQSLVHQVQKSLGELGDKVEAATKQEIEGAINELNDVINNENATKAQIDEKMKKLSDASHKLAENLYKKDENKDAKKSEKDDAVDAEVE comes from the coding sequence ATGGGAAAAGCAATAGGTATAGATTTAGGAACAACAAACTCATGTGTGGCAGTTTTTGAGCGTGGAGAAAAGAAAGTAATTCCAAACAAAGAAGGAAAAAACACAACTCCATCAATTGTTGCATTTACAGATAAAGGTGAAATTTTAGTTGGAGATAGTGCTAAGCGTCAAGCAGTAGCAAACCCAGAAAAGACAATTTATTCAATCAAAAGAATTATGGGTCTTATGATGAATGAAGAAAATGCAAAAGAAGCAGCAAAGCATTTACCTTATAAAATAGTTGATAGAAATGGTGCTTGCGCTATTGAGATTGCAGGTAATGTTTATACTCCACAAGAAATTTCTTCAAAAGTTTTAATGAAACTTAAAGAAGATGCTGAAAGTTATTTAGGAACACCTGTAACTGATGCAGTTATTACTGTTCCTGCATATTTTAACGACGCTCAAAGAAAAGCGACTAAAGAAGCAGGACAAATCGCAGGTCTTAATGTATTAAGAATTATAAACGAGCCAACAGCAGCAGCTCTAGCTTATGGTCTTGATAAAGTAAGTGCTGAAAAAATCGCAGTATATGACCTAGGTGGTGGAACATTTGACGTTACAATTCTTGAGACTGGTGATGGCGTAGTTGAGGTTCTTGCAACTGGTGGTAATGCTTTCTTAGGTGGAGATGATTTTGATAATAAATTAATTGATTATCTTGCAACTGAGTTTAAAAACGAGCAAGGTATTGATTTAAGAAACGACAAAATGGCTTTACAAAGATTAAAAGAAGCTGCAGAAAATGCTAAAAAAGAGCTTTCAAGCACAAACCAAACTGAAGTGAATTTACCATTCATTACAGCAGATGCAACAGGTCCAAAACACCTTGTAAAAACTATTACAAAAGCTCAATTTGAAGGAATGATTGATTCGCTTGTGGCTGAAACTATCAAAAAAATTAATGAAGTTATAAGTGAAGCAGGAATTAGCAAAAACGAAATTAAAGAAGTTGTAATGGTAGGTGGTTCAACTCGTGTTCCTTTAGTTCAAGAAGAAGTTAAAAAAGTATTCGGAAAAGAACTAAATAAGAGCGTAAATCCTGATGAAGTTGTTGCAATGGGAGCTGCTACTCAAGCAGGAATTATTCAAGGTGATGTAAAAGATGTGCTTTTACTTGATGTTACACCACTTAGCCTTGGAATTGAGACTTTAGGTGGAGTTATGAGTAAAATTATTGAAAAGGGTGCGACAATTCCAACTAAGAAAAGTCAAACTTTCTCAACTGCAGAAGATAATCAAAGTGCAGTTACAATCAATGTTTTACAAGGTGAGCGTGAGTTTAGCCGTGATAATAAATCACTTGGTAATTTCAACCTTGAAGGAATTCCAGCAGCTCCAAGAGGTGTGCCACAAATTGAAGTAACATTTGATATTGATGCGAATGGTATTTTAACAGTAAGTGCTTTAGATAAAGCAAGTGGTAAAGCTCAAAACATTACAATCACAGGTTCAAGCGGATTAAGTGATGAAGAAATTAAAAATATGATAAATGAAGCTGAGAAAAACAAAGAAGCTGATAAACAAAGAAGAGAAGTAGTAGATGCTAAAAACCAAGCTCAAAGCTTAGTTCATCAAGTTCAAAAGAGCTTAGGAGAATTAGGTGATAAAGTAGAAGCTGCTACTAAACAAGAGATTGAAGGCGCTATAAATGAGCTAAATGATGTGATTAATAACGAAAACGCAACTAAAGCTCAAATTGATGAAAAAATGAAAAAGTTAAGTGATGCAAGTCATAAATTAGCTGAAAATCTTTACAAAAAAGATGAAAATAAAGACGCTAAAAAGAGCGAAAAAGACGACGCAGTAGATGCTGAAGTAGAGTAA